In Clostridia bacterium, a single genomic region encodes these proteins:
- a CDS encoding CoA transferase subunit A, whose translation MEASKEQSRRRTDKVTTLQQAVRDYIHDGATICFGGFIGRDSVAVAHEIIRQGRKNLTFLDDSRTDTGDMLIGAGCVTRWEGAYLGYGAVGLARNFRRSVEAGVPHRVEVEDWSNAAISMRYLAAALNVPFMATRSLLGSDILKYNQKVKVIEDPFEGRPVALVPAARPDVAVIHVHRADPAGNGQIWGFVGNDENKVRAARAVILTCEEIVTNEEIRQQPNATLIPFYCVDAVVHLPFGCHPQSCYGYYAYDVLFCADYHEQAGTRDGFLRWLDTYVYGCRDHFEYCSKVGWDRLYRLQYLERQFNRVRA comes from the coding sequence ATGGAAGCGAGCAAGGAGCAGAGCCGGCGGAGGACCGACAAGGTTACGACGTTACAACAGGCGGTACGCGACTATATCCACGATGGAGCGACCATTTGTTTCGGCGGATTCATCGGGCGCGATTCCGTAGCCGTAGCCCACGAAATAATCCGGCAGGGCAGGAAGAATCTAACCTTCCTGGACGATAGCCGGACGGATACGGGGGATATGCTCATTGGCGCGGGATGCGTTACCAGGTGGGAAGGGGCCTACCTCGGTTACGGGGCCGTTGGCCTGGCGCGCAACTTCCGCCGGAGTGTAGAGGCCGGTGTTCCCCACCGCGTGGAGGTGGAGGACTGGTCCAACGCCGCCATCAGCATGCGCTATTTGGCGGCGGCACTCAACGTGCCGTTTATGGCTACCAGATCTCTGCTGGGTTCGGACATACTCAAGTACAACCAAAAGGTGAAGGTAATAGAAGATCCTTTCGAAGGCCGACCGGTAGCGTTGGTGCCGGCGGCTCGGCCCGATGTGGCCGTAATCCACGTTCACCGTGCGGATCCGGCCGGCAACGGCCAGATTTGGGGGTTTGTCGGCAATGACGAAAACAAGGTGCGGGCGGCACGGGCGGTGATCCTCACCTGCGAGGAGATCGTCACGAATGAAGAAATAAGGCAGCAGCCCAACGCCACGCTCATACCCTTCTACTGCGTGGATGCCGTCGTGCACCTGCCTTTCGGATGCCACCCCCAGTCCTGCTACGGTTACTATGCCTACGACGTCCTATTCTGCGCCGACTATCACGAGCAAGCTGGAACCAGGGATGGCTTCTTGCGCTGGCTCGACACTTATGTTTACGGCTGCCGCGACCACTTCGAGTACTGTTCCAAGGTAGGCTGGGATAGGCTTTACCGCCTTCAGTACCTGGAGCGTCAGTTTAACCGAGTTCGGGCGTAA
- a CDS encoding TAXI family TRAP transporter solute-binding subunit — translation MRRGNKRLLGALLSALLLAMLVSGGCGKSGESGAGGGQAGGAVVRLSLGTGGTGGTYYPYGAAVAKIINNYVPGVEATAEVTGASVENLRLVGSGEIQMGLAMDDAVYHALKGIVEFNAPVKVYTLFEMYPHFLHMVALHDTPVDKVNDLRGKKVSVGAPGSGTEVMSRQVLESLGITYNDFTVHRLSFSENTEALRDNVIDVGIWSVGPPTSSIMDLATTHKIKMIGLSQEEIQKVTSQHPYYHAMELPAGTYRGVDSAVPGLSVWNTCVVSPELSEDMVYSIVKALFEHVNELIEVYPGAKWTTPESTVKYATAPLHPGVVKYFREIGIEVPERLLPEEVK, via the coding sequence ATGAGGCGCGGGAACAAGAGGTTATTGGGGGCATTGCTCAGCGCGCTGTTGCTGGCCATGCTAGTCTCGGGAGGCTGCGGCAAGAGCGGGGAGAGTGGTGCCGGAGGTGGTCAAGCGGGCGGGGCGGTTGTGCGTCTGTCGCTCGGCACGGGCGGTACCGGGGGAACGTACTATCCTTATGGCGCGGCAGTAGCTAAGATAATCAATAACTACGTGCCGGGGGTAGAGGCGACTGCGGAAGTCACGGGCGCTTCGGTCGAGAACTTGCGGCTGGTTGGAAGTGGTGAAATCCAGATGGGCTTAGCCATGGACGACGCAGTATATCATGCCCTGAAAGGCATCGTGGAATTCAACGCGCCGGTAAAGGTGTACACTCTGTTTGAAATGTACCCCCACTTCTTACACATGGTGGCGTTACACGATACTCCTGTTGATAAGGTAAACGATTTAAGAGGTAAGAAGGTTTCGGTGGGCGCACCAGGTAGCGGCACGGAGGTAATGAGCAGGCAGGTCCTGGAGTCTCTGGGTATTACTTATAACGACTTCACCGTACACCGACTATCTTTCTCCGAAAACACAGAAGCCTTGCGGGACAACGTCATAGACGTGGGCATTTGGTCGGTAGGCCCGCCCACCTCCTCGATCATGGATCTGGCTACCACTCACAAGATAAAGATGATCGGACTTAGCCAGGAGGAGATACAAAAGGTGACTTCACAGCACCCCTACTACCACGCAATGGAGTTGCCGGCCGGGACTTACCGAGGCGTGGATTCGGCAGTTCCTGGGCTCTCCGTATGGAATACCTGTGTAGTCAGCCCGGAACTTTCCGAAGACATGGTGTACAGCATCGTTAAGGCGCTCTTTGAGCACGTCAACGAGCTCATTGAAGTCTACCCCGGTGCAAAGTGGACGACGCCCGAAAGCACCGTTAAGTATGCTACCGCCCCCCTGCACCCCGGTGTGGTCAAGTACTTCCGGGAAATTGGCATAGAGGTGCCGGAACGGCTTCTGCCAGAGGAAGTGAAGTAG
- a CDS encoding TRAP transporter permease: MSGSGRGVSIPTRHAVMVVSFALAAFQLYTAGVSMLTSWVQRDVHIMFIMLLTLMIFPFTKRGEKERITLLDLVFIVLTLSCTWYILLNYQQIVLRLGSPTIWDIVFGIIMVLMLTEVCRRSMGWVIVVIAWAFILYVFAGPWIPGLLGHRGYSISRLISQLYLTTEGIFGLPLGVSANYIFLFIFLAALLSSTGMGRFLLDLAMAIMGRYTGGTGKTAIFAGGLMGTITGSAVADIAGTGSITIPMMIQTGYSRVYAGAIAAVGSSGGQIMPPVMGAAAFIIAEFLQIPYIEVCICACIPALLYYFGGIMAVHFHSAKSGLVGMPKERLPQLKAVLKEGGHLLIPLAILIYFLAIARVTPIRAGFYAVLSIFLVAFFRQSTYLTLPRLVNAVVEAAKNTISVAVACAMAGIVIGVFNLTGLGLRLSSAIVDVSGENLLIALLLTMVICLIMGMGVPTTAAYIIVGTMVAPALVKMGLLPIAAHLFVFYFAIISAITPPVALAAYAAGGIAQENPMRIGWTACRIAIPAFIVPFLFCYNPAIIAQAGILEILWRAFMSVVAVTALAACMEGFFARSCNRVERLMFGASAILLIFPTILTDILGVALLAGAIALNLRGTPGRKEIQVSSVQAS; this comes from the coding sequence ATGTCTGGCAGCGGGAGAGGCGTTAGTATACCCACAAGGCATGCCGTGATGGTTGTCTCCTTTGCCCTGGCGGCATTCCAGCTTTATACCGCCGGCGTGTCCATGTTGACCAGCTGGGTGCAACGAGACGTGCACATCATGTTCATAATGCTGCTTACGCTCATGATCTTTCCCTTCACCAAACGAGGGGAAAAAGAAAGGATTACTCTCCTCGATCTGGTATTCATAGTCCTTACCCTATCGTGTACCTGGTACATTCTGCTCAACTATCAGCAAATCGTCCTCCGGCTGGGAAGCCCTACCATCTGGGACATAGTCTTCGGAATAATCATGGTACTGATGCTGACCGAGGTATGCCGCCGGTCCATGGGATGGGTCATAGTTGTCATAGCCTGGGCATTCATACTCTACGTCTTCGCAGGCCCTTGGATCCCCGGCCTGCTCGGGCACCGTGGTTATTCCATTTCCCGGTTAATCTCGCAGCTCTACCTCACCACGGAAGGGATCTTCGGTCTGCCCCTGGGAGTTTCGGCCAACTACATCTTTCTCTTTATCTTCCTGGCGGCGTTGCTCTCGTCTACCGGCATGGGCAGGTTCCTGCTGGACCTGGCCATGGCAATAATGGGGCGGTACACCGGCGGCACGGGCAAGACGGCGATTTTTGCCGGCGGACTGATGGGCACCATTACCGGCAGCGCCGTAGCTGATATTGCCGGTACCGGGAGTATCACCATTCCCATGATGATCCAGACGGGGTACAGCAGAGTGTACGCGGGAGCAATTGCCGCGGTCGGCTCCAGCGGCGGTCAGATCATGCCCCCGGTGATGGGCGCGGCGGCCTTCATCATTGCGGAATTCCTGCAGATCCCGTACATCGAGGTATGCATTTGCGCTTGCATTCCCGCCTTGTTGTATTACTTCGGCGGCATTATGGCAGTGCATTTCCATTCGGCCAAGAGCGGGCTGGTGGGAATGCCGAAGGAGCGGTTGCCGCAGCTCAAGGCCGTGCTCAAAGAAGGCGGCCACCTGTTGATCCCCCTGGCCATTCTGATTTACTTCCTGGCAATTGCTCGTGTCACCCCTATACGGGCGGGGTTCTACGCCGTGCTCAGTATCTTCTTGGTGGCATTCTTCCGGCAGAGTACTTACCTTACCTTGCCCCGGCTGGTGAACGCCGTAGTGGAGGCAGCAAAGAACACTATAAGTGTAGCGGTAGCCTGTGCCATGGCCGGGATCGTTATAGGGGTGTTCAACCTGACGGGACTGGGATTGCGACTTTCCTCGGCTATCGTTGACGTGTCCGGAGAGAATCTCCTGATAGCCCTGCTGTTGACCATGGTGATATGCCTTATCATGGGCATGGGTGTACCCACTACGGCTGCGTACATTATTGTGGGAACCATGGTGGCGCCTGCGCTGGTGAAAATGGGGCTGTTGCCCATAGCCGCCCACCTCTTCGTATTCTACTTTGCGATTATTTCCGCCATTACCCCTCCGGTAGCGCTGGCCGCCTACGCGGCCGGAGGGATTGCCCAGGAGAATCCAATGCGCATCGGCTGGACGGCCTGTCGCATTGCCATTCCGGCGTTTATCGTACCCTTCCTGTTCTGCTATAACCCGGCGATAATCGCTCAGGCAGGGATCCTGGAAATTCTGTGGCGCGCCTTTATGTCAGTTGTGGCGGTAACTGCCTTGGCGGCTTGTATGGAGGGATTTTTTGCCAGGAGCTGTAACCGGGTTGAAAGGCTGATGTTCGGTGCCTCGGCGATTCTCCTGATCTTCCCGACGATCTTAACCGATATCTTGGGCGTGGCCTTGTTGGCCGGTGCAATTGCACTGAACCTGCGGGGAACACCCGGCAGGAAGGAGATTCAGGTGAGTTCGGTGCAAGCCTCCTAG
- a CDS encoding IclR family transcriptional regulator: MERAAEVLLCLGQQESTLSELSRQTGLSKATLFRLLLSLERKGFVERFGEAGRYGLGPALRALVSGALGQGQSLAQAAAPAMRRLGELTGETITLYVRQGTSRTCIAELVSPEPLRYSVGVGVSVPLHAGSPGKLLLAYLPSDERRRILDSLGLAPLTNRTITNRAALEQELDTIRSRGWAVSFGERIEGVSSLSVPVRDLGGRVVAALSILGPYTRLGRDKLLSYLAALQQEAEGIHAHLGVLSPSYLTGEERGGRTLGEG, translated from the coding sequence GTGGAGCGCGCTGCCGAAGTGCTTCTTTGTCTCGGTCAGCAAGAGAGTACTTTGAGTGAGCTGAGCCGACAGACCGGCCTTAGCAAGGCTACCTTGTTTCGGTTGCTGCTCTCCCTGGAAAGGAAGGGCTTCGTGGAGCGGTTCGGAGAAGCCGGCCGCTATGGACTGGGACCGGCCCTGAGAGCTCTGGTTTCCGGCGCCTTGGGGCAGGGGCAGAGTCTCGCCCAGGCAGCGGCGCCGGCAATGCGCAGGCTGGGGGAATTGACCGGCGAAACCATTACTCTTTACGTTCGCCAGGGAACGAGCCGGACCTGCATTGCGGAACTGGTAAGCCCTGAGCCGTTGCGCTATTCGGTAGGCGTCGGGGTCAGTGTTCCGTTGCATGCCGGTTCTCCGGGCAAGCTCCTGCTGGCCTACTTGCCCTCAGACGAACGCCGCCGAATCTTGGACAGCCTGGGTCTGGCGCCGCTGACCAACCGTACTATTACCAACCGCGCTGCTCTGGAACAGGAACTGGACACGATTCGGTCTCGTGGTTGGGCAGTCAGCTTCGGCGAACGCATCGAGGGGGTGTCCAGCCTTTCGGTTCCGGTACGCGACCTGGGGGGGCGGGTAGTAGCGGCTCTCAGTATCCTGGGCCCCTACACCCGGCTAGGACGTGATAAGCTCCTAAGCTATTTGGCGGCCTTGCAGCAAGAGGCGGAGGGTATCCACGCGCATCTCGGCGTGCTTTCACCTTCTTACCTGACCGGAGAAGAACGGGGCGGGAGAACACTAGGGGAGGGTTAA
- a CDS encoding DUF1850 domain-containing protein — protein sequence MVIYCKMGCSFLPKKLTLAGLVLAVAFPAGMWLLQPRPALVVEETRGARTVWAVPAREGETFYLRYIHSVNRRRVEDTYRVLGGEIVLTETRFEAQGAGLGYMGEGVESARNGWTIISGLHRRLPVLYLRVGSIADHCLVIRDTEFHLWDRVPPFSLVAIRVRPLDRLHCWVISWRGQPGGYGGAQASGFLLR from the coding sequence ATGGTAATATATTGTAAGATGGGATGCAGTTTCCTGCCGAAGAAACTGACTTTGGCCGGTCTTGTCCTGGCGGTGGCCTTCCCGGCAGGCATGTGGTTGCTTCAGCCCCGACCGGCACTCGTGGTGGAAGAGACACGCGGCGCCCGTACGGTCTGGGCCGTGCCCGCGCGAGAGGGAGAGACGTTCTATCTTCGCTACATCCATTCGGTAAACCGGCGCCGGGTGGAGGATACCTATAGGGTATTGGGAGGAGAAATCGTTCTTACGGAAACGCGCTTTGAAGCCCAGGGGGCCGGCCTGGGGTACATGGGCGAGGGCGTGGAGAGTGCAAGGAACGGTTGGACGATCATCAGCGGGTTGCATCGGAGGCTGCCGGTGCTGTATTTGCGAGTGGGTTCGATAGCCGATCATTGCCTCGTCATTCGAGACACCGAGTTCCATCTTTGGGACCGCGTGCCACCGTTTAGCCTGGTGGCGATCAGAGTGCGCCCGCTTGATCGACTCCACTGTTGGGTGATCAGTTGGCGTGGTCAACCCGGGGGATATGGCGGGGCGCAGGCAAGTGGTTTTTTATTGCGGTAA
- a CDS encoding GerMN domain-containing protein → MRGKRLLVTLLVLALGLSLVWAGGCGLLKSGSEETPGESTGAEAGQEGTLPEETPETAEQVPPGPGETTTVTLYFADPTGQYLVPVTRQIPKVQGIARATLQELILGPDAQSDLLPTVPVGTVLRDINIKPDGLAIVDFSKELVANHQGGTMGEMLTVYSIVNTLTQFPTVKKVQILVDGQYQQTLAGHLDIREALARNEGLILPK, encoded by the coding sequence ATGCGCGGCAAACGGTTGCTGGTAACCCTTCTGGTGTTGGCCCTGGGACTCAGCCTGGTCTGGGCCGGGGGTTGCGGACTGCTGAAATCGGGTTCGGAGGAAACCCCTGGCGAAAGTACGGGCGCCGAGGCAGGGCAGGAAGGCACCCTTCCCGAGGAGACTCCGGAGACCGCAGAACAGGTGCCGCCCGGCCCCGGCGAGACCACCACCGTCACCCTGTACTTCGCCGACCCCACGGGTCAGTACCTGGTGCCCGTGACCCGGCAGATCCCCAAGGTCCAGGGCATAGCCCGGGCCACCCTGCAGGAACTGATCCTGGGCCCCGACGCCCAGAGCGACCTCCTGCCTACGGTGCCGGTGGGTACGGTGCTGCGGGACATCAACATCAAGCCGGACGGCCTGGCCATCGTGGACTTCAGCAAGGAACTGGTGGCCAACCACCAGGGGGGCACCATGGGAGAGATGCTGACCGTCTACTCCATAGTCAATACCCTGACCCAGTTTCCCACCGTGAAGAAGGTGCAGATCCTGGTGGACGGCCAGTACCAGCAGACCCTCGCCGGCCACCTGGACATCCGTGAGGCGCTGGCCCGGAACGAGGGCCTTATCCTGCCCAAATAA
- the hisC gene encoding histidinol-phosphate transaminase, whose protein sequence is MQDLVRSCVAAIKPYEPGKPIEEVQRELGLTDVVKMASNENPLGPSPRALRAVAEALPDIFYYPEGSGRRLRHALAERLELAPENLILGNGADELLKVIPLAFLREGEEVIIAEHSFTEYTLVTRLLGGRPVYVPRRGLRYDLERMAEAISGRTKLIFVSNPCNPTGTMVGQAEAEALLARVPERVLVVFDEAYREFASAPDFPDLLPHIRSGRRNLIVLRTFSKAYGLAGLRVGYGIAHPELIGWLNRVRDPFNVNSLAQVAALAALDDQEHVEKTQKIVWEGREYLYRALEAMGLRYEPTQANFILVDVGRDCRRVFHELLKEGVIVRPADIFDLPTCVRVTVGTAEQNRRFIEALGRVLDRV, encoded by the coding sequence ATGCAAGACCTGGTTCGATCCTGCGTAGCCGCCATTAAGCCCTACGAGCCCGGCAAACCGATAGAGGAAGTGCAGCGGGAGCTGGGGCTTACCGACGTGGTCAAGATGGCCTCCAACGAGAATCCCCTGGGACCTTCGCCCCGGGCACTCCGGGCCGTGGCAGAAGCCCTCCCGGACATCTTCTACTATCCCGAAGGGTCCGGCCGCCGGCTGCGGCACGCCCTGGCCGAACGGCTGGAGCTCGCCCCGGAGAACCTTATCCTGGGTAACGGCGCGGACGAGCTGCTCAAGGTGATCCCCCTGGCCTTCCTGCGCGAGGGGGAGGAGGTCATCATCGCCGAGCACAGCTTCACCGAATACACCCTGGTAACCCGCCTCCTGGGCGGGCGTCCGGTATACGTCCCCCGCCGGGGGCTGCGCTACGACCTGGAGCGCATGGCAGAAGCGATAAGCGGGCGCACCAAGCTGATCTTCGTCTCTAACCCCTGCAACCCCACCGGAACCATGGTCGGCCAGGCGGAAGCCGAGGCCCTCCTGGCCCGGGTGCCGGAAAGGGTGCTGGTGGTGTTCGACGAGGCCTACCGGGAGTTCGCCTCGGCACCGGACTTCCCCGACTTGCTGCCCCACATCCGCTCGGGCCGCAGGAACCTGATCGTGCTGCGCACCTTCTCCAAGGCCTACGGCCTGGCCGGCCTGCGGGTGGGCTACGGCATCGCCCACCCGGAGCTGATCGGCTGGCTCAACCGGGTGCGCGACCCCTTTAACGTAAACTCCCTGGCCCAGGTGGCGGCCCTGGCCGCCCTGGACGATCAAGAGCACGTGGAAAAGACCCAAAAAATCGTGTGGGAGGGAAGGGAGTACCTTTACCGGGCCCTGGAGGCCATGGGTCTCAGGTACGAGCCCACCCAGGCCAACTTCATTCTGGTGGACGTGGGCAGGGACTGCCGCCGGGTCTTCCACGAACTGCTGAAAGAAGGGGTCATAGTCAGGCCGGCGGACATCTTCGACCTGCCCACCTGCGTGCGGGTCACCGTCGGCACCGCGGAGCAGAACCGCCGCTTTATCGAGGCGCTGGGGCGGGTCCTGGACCGGGTCTAG
- a CDS encoding SpoVR family protein encodes MDLGLEHLRRAVEEVGAAAHELGLDCGEMQFELVSPKAFPAPAAGGFFFPFPHWSFGQAYYLLRARHRYRFERTYELILPTRPATAYIIESARVQALAAVAHAVAHADFFRHNRHFRFPPAPKPEVLAAQAAWLRRCERRYGAGTVERLLDAALALLPHVHPSGRDDLLALVARCGPGLADWQREVVELARRQGLHLRPLILTRLANEGWATYWHTRIMRRLTLSGEEAVEWARLQARLLCPRPPGLNPYLVGLRLFETVAEREDREGLFRVREAADDASLAERYLTPELVAELDLFVYRAEGGRWVVSAAAGEWEEVRRVLVRELAGGGIPRLSVADADYRGRQELYLRHLYDGRVLAAGSVERALRHLRLLWGRPVHLETVAPEGRVVYTYDGDKLEVALVRGERPAGKGGEAWNYHPI; translated from the coding sequence ATGGACCTAGGGCTGGAGCACCTGCGCCGGGCGGTAGAGGAAGTGGGGGCGGCGGCGCACGAACTGGGACTGGACTGCGGGGAGATGCAGTTCGAGCTGGTCTCCCCCAAGGCCTTTCCCGCCCCGGCCGCCGGCGGCTTCTTTTTCCCCTTTCCCCACTGGAGTTTCGGCCAGGCGTACTACCTCCTGCGGGCGCGCCACCGTTACCGCTTCGAGCGGACCTACGAGCTGATCCTGCCCACCCGGCCGGCCACCGCCTACATCATCGAGTCCGCCCGGGTTCAGGCCCTGGCGGCCGTGGCCCACGCCGTGGCCCACGCCGACTTTTTCCGCCACAACCGCCACTTCCGCTTCCCGCCGGCGCCCAAACCGGAGGTGCTGGCCGCCCAGGCGGCCTGGCTGCGGCGCTGCGAGCGGCGTTACGGCGCCGGTACGGTAGAGAGGCTGCTGGACGCCGCCCTGGCCCTCCTCCCTCACGTCCACCCCTCCGGCCGGGACGACCTTCTCGCCCTGGTGGCCCGGTGCGGGCCGGGCCTGGCCGACTGGCAGCGGGAGGTGGTGGAGCTTGCCCGCCGGCAGGGTCTTCACCTGCGCCCGCTTATCCTGACCCGCCTGGCCAACGAAGGCTGGGCCACCTACTGGCACACCCGGATAATGCGCCGGCTCACCCTGTCCGGGGAAGAAGCTGTAGAGTGGGCCCGCCTCCAGGCCCGGCTGCTCTGCCCCCGGCCGCCGGGGCTCAACCCCTACCTGGTCGGCCTGAGGCTCTTCGAGACCGTGGCCGAAAGGGAGGACCGCGAGGGGCTGTTCCGGGTGCGGGAAGCGGCGGACGACGCCTCGCTGGCAGAGCGCTACCTCACTCCGGAACTGGTGGCCGAGCTCGACCTCTTCGTCTACCGCGCGGAGGGCGGGCGCTGGGTGGTAAGCGCTGCGGCCGGGGAGTGGGAAGAGGTTCGCCGGGTGCTGGTGCGGGAACTGGCCGGCGGTGGGATTCCCCGCCTGAGCGTGGCGGACGCGGACTACCGGGGCCGGCAAGAGCTGTACCTGCGCCACCTTTACGACGGCCGGGTACTGGCCGCGGGCAGCGTGGAGCGCGCGCTCCGGCACCTCCGCCTCCTGTGGGGCCGGCCGGTGCACCTGGAGACCGTGGCCCCGGAGGGGAGGGTGGTATACACGTACGACGGGGATAAACTTGAGGTCGCCCTCGTCCGCGGGGAGCGGCCGGCAGGAAAAGGCGGAGAAGCGTGGAACTACCACCCCATATAA
- a CDS encoding DUF444 family protein has product MPTVRRSPPGMGPAAEAARRLFRKRLRNSLRERLPELLAEERLVAGRPGSGAGVALPVLACPGLVHDPYRSPRVGQGEGGTVRGRVLGAVAAGMEDRPGTLPGEEVYEEVVGVEDISNLLREELLLPPPLPKGPETAAGWTWELALTGTKGGLDRRRTLAAHCRRRARLGLVFPGPLERPDLRFRRPGEGPDPDRAGVVLALLDCSGSMGWPARHLARSFFFWTLRLLRSAYARLETVFIVHHTEAREAAEEEFFARAGSGGTRCSSAYRLALELLDRRYSRGEWDRYVVHLSDGDNLPSDNRECLALARALLARGALVAYGEVGETRFGRPTLGQLLQKVTGEPGPVTFRLVRPADLYPALQFLFARVASAPEGGDRAWT; this is encoded by the coding sequence GTGCCCACCGTGCGCCGCTCCCCCCCGGGCATGGGCCCGGCGGCGGAGGCCGCCCGCCGTCTCTTTCGGAAGCGCCTGCGGAATAGCCTCCGGGAAAGGCTGCCGGAGCTGCTGGCCGAGGAACGCCTGGTGGCGGGAAGGCCCGGGAGCGGGGCGGGAGTGGCCCTGCCGGTGCTCGCCTGCCCGGGTCTGGTCCACGACCCCTACCGTAGTCCCCGGGTGGGCCAGGGAGAAGGGGGTACGGTCCGGGGCCGGGTGTTGGGGGCGGTAGCGGCGGGGATGGAGGATCGCCCCGGCACCCTTCCCGGGGAGGAGGTCTACGAGGAGGTGGTTGGGGTAGAGGACATCTCGAACCTCTTGCGGGAAGAACTCCTCCTTCCGCCCCCGCTCCCGAAGGGTCCGGAAACCGCCGCCGGGTGGACCTGGGAGTTGGCCCTCACCGGCACCAAGGGGGGGCTGGACCGGCGGCGCACGCTGGCGGCCCACTGCCGGCGGCGGGCCCGGCTGGGACTCGTCTTCCCGGGGCCGCTGGAAAGGCCAGACCTGCGCTTTCGCCGGCCCGGGGAGGGGCCGGATCCGGACCGGGCGGGGGTGGTGCTGGCCCTCCTGGACTGCTCGGGCTCCATGGGGTGGCCGGCGAGACACCTGGCCCGCTCCTTCTTCTTCTGGACCCTGCGCCTTCTGCGTTCGGCCTATGCGCGCCTGGAGACGGTGTTCATCGTCCACCATACCGAGGCCCGGGAGGCGGCGGAGGAGGAATTCTTCGCCCGGGCGGGCTCGGGCGGCACCCGGTGTTCCTCGGCCTACCGCCTGGCCCTGGAGCTTCTGGACCGGCGCTACTCGCGAGGGGAGTGGGACCGGTACGTGGTGCACCTGAGCGACGGCGATAACCTGCCTTCGGACAACCGGGAATGCCTGGCCCTGGCGCGGGCCCTGCTGGCGCGGGGGGCCCTGGTGGCCTACGGCGAAGTGGGGGAAACCCGGTTCGGCCGGCCCACCCTCGGCCAACTCCTCCAAAAAGTGACCGGCGAACCCGGCCCGGTGACCTTCCGGCTGGTCCGGCCGGCCGACCTCTACCCGGCCCTGCAGTTCCTGTTCGCCCGGGTGGCGTCCGCTCCCGAGGGCGGGGATAGGGCATGGACCTAG